The Bordetella sp. FB-8 genome includes a window with the following:
- a CDS encoding M61 family metallopeptidase, with protein MNDTAILYRLQPHDPAGHRYRVALTVARPDPQGQRLALPAWIPGSYLIRDFSRQIETLAARSAGRAVPVEKIDNHTWQAAPCDGPLQVEYTVYAWDLSVRGAHLDETHAFFNGTSVFLRVQGQEHEPCLLDLVAPPGREHWKVYTALPEARGMRGSAPRHGFGLYRAPDYDALIDYPVEMGTPQVVSFTAHGALHELVFTGEVPRLDLNRIAKDVQAICETEIALFEPRTKRAPFLDGTDRYVFMTMVTGDGYGGLEHRASTALMATRKDLPVMGQQGQGEGYRTFLGLVSHEYFHTWNVKRIKPAAFVPYDLSRPDLTRLLWIFEGFTSYYDDLLLLRSGCITRPDYLRLLAKTITGVARAPGRKKQSVADSSFDAWTRYYKQDENSPNAIVSYYTKGSLVALGLDLTIRQQSNGRHSLDDVMRLLWQRYGRDFYRGRQQGLDEETFPSLVREATGVDVRRFVARHAYGTADLPLAELLATAGVTLQWKPASPIPCIDARVRKQGEGLALATVLEDGAAHKAGLSAGDVLVAVDGLRVDAPAGLDVLLSQYRAGERVQVHVFRRDELRVFTVRLSAPAALDCVLS; from the coding sequence ATGAACGATACCGCCATTCTCTACCGCCTGCAGCCCCACGACCCCGCCGGGCACCGTTACCGTGTCGCGCTCACTGTGGCGAGGCCCGACCCCCAGGGCCAGAGACTCGCCCTGCCCGCCTGGATACCCGGCAGCTACCTGATCCGTGATTTCTCGCGTCAGATCGAGACGCTTGCGGCCAGGAGCGCAGGCCGGGCGGTGCCCGTGGAAAAGATCGACAACCATACCTGGCAGGCCGCACCCTGCGACGGCCCGCTGCAGGTTGAGTACACCGTCTACGCCTGGGATCTGTCGGTGCGCGGCGCGCATCTGGACGAGACACACGCCTTCTTCAACGGCACCAGCGTGTTTCTGCGCGTCCAGGGGCAGGAGCACGAGCCCTGCCTGCTCGATCTGGTTGCCCCGCCCGGGCGGGAGCACTGGAAGGTCTACACCGCGCTGCCCGAGGCACGTGGCATGCGCGGTTCCGCGCCGCGGCACGGCTTCGGCCTGTACCGGGCGCCCGACTACGACGCGCTGATCGACTACCCGGTAGAGATGGGCACGCCACAGGTCGTGAGCTTCACCGCGCACGGCGCCCTGCATGAACTGGTGTTCACCGGCGAGGTTCCCAGGCTGGACCTCAACCGCATCGCCAAGGACGTGCAGGCCATTTGCGAAACCGAGATCGCCCTCTTCGAACCGCGCACCAAACGCGCGCCGTTTCTCGACGGCACGGACCGCTATGTGTTCATGACCATGGTCACGGGCGACGGCTATGGCGGCCTGGAGCATCGCGCCAGCACGGCGCTGATGGCCACGCGCAAGGACTTGCCCGTAATGGGCCAACAGGGCCAGGGCGAGGGCTATCGCACCTTTCTGGGCCTGGTGAGCCACGAGTATTTCCATACCTGGAACGTCAAACGCATCAAACCGGCGGCCTTCGTGCCCTACGACCTGTCACGGCCCGATCTAACGCGGCTGCTATGGATTTTCGAGGGCTTCACCTCGTACTACGACGACCTGCTGCTGCTGCGTTCGGGCTGCATCACCCGCCCGGACTATCTGCGCCTGCTGGCCAAGACCATCACCGGCGTGGCGCGAGCGCCCGGGCGCAAGAAGCAGTCGGTGGCCGACAGCTCCTTCGATGCCTGGACGCGCTACTACAAGCAGGACGAAAACTCGCCCAACGCAATCGTCAGCTACTACACCAAGGGTTCGCTGGTGGCGTTGGGACTGGATCTGACGATACGCCAGCAAAGCAATGGCCGGCACTCGCTGGATGACGTGATGCGCCTGCTGTGGCAGCGCTATGGCCGCGATTTCTACCGGGGCCGCCAGCAGGGGCTGGATGAAGAAACCTTCCCGTCGCTAGTGCGCGAAGCCACCGGGGTGGATGTGCGCCGCTTCGTAGCACGCCATGCCTATGGCACGGCCGATCTGCCGCTGGCCGAGCTGCTGGCGACGGCCGGCGTGACGCTGCAATGGAAGCCGGCCTCGCCGATTCCTTGCATCGACGCGCGCGTGCGCAAGCAAGGCGAAGGGCTGGCGCTGGCTACGGTGCTGGAAGACGGCGCCGCGCACAAGGCCGGCTTGTCGGCGGGCGACGTGCTCGTGGCGGTGGATGGATTGCGCGTGGATGCGCCGGCCGGGCTGGACGTGCTGCTGTCGCAATACCGGGCGGGCGAGCGCGTGCAAGTGCACGTGTTCCGGCGCGACGAGCTGCGCGTCTTCACGGTCCGACTAAGCGCGCCGGCGGCGCTGGATTGCGTGCTGTCCTGA
- a CDS encoding enoyl-CoA hydratase → MSESFVLAETRGRVGLLTLNRPKALNALNDTLMDQLGAALLAFDADDGIGAIVITGSEKAFAAGADIGAMKDWSYMDVYGSEYITRNWETLKRVRKPVIAAVAGYALGGGCELAMMCDILIAADTAKFGQPEIKLGVIPGAGGTQRLPRAVGKAKAMDMVLTSRLMGAEEAERAGLVSRVVPADKMLDEAIEAATVIASMSLPSAMMAKECVNRAYEGTLAEGILFERRVFHSLFATEDQKEGMAAFVAKRAPSFKHR, encoded by the coding sequence GTGAGCGAATCCTTTGTTCTGGCCGAAACCCGCGGCCGCGTGGGACTCTTGACCCTGAACCGTCCCAAGGCCCTGAATGCGCTCAATGACACCCTGATGGACCAGCTGGGCGCGGCCCTGCTGGCCTTCGACGCCGATGACGGCATCGGCGCCATCGTCATTACCGGCAGCGAGAAAGCCTTCGCGGCGGGCGCCGACATCGGCGCCATGAAAGACTGGTCGTACATGGACGTCTACGGCAGCGAATACATCACCCGCAATTGGGAGACGCTCAAGCGCGTGCGCAAGCCGGTGATCGCCGCGGTGGCGGGCTATGCGCTGGGTGGCGGCTGCGAGCTGGCCATGATGTGCGACATCCTCATCGCCGCCGATACGGCCAAGTTCGGCCAGCCCGAGATCAAGCTGGGCGTCATTCCCGGCGCCGGCGGCACGCAGCGCCTGCCGCGCGCAGTCGGCAAGGCCAAGGCCATGGACATGGTGCTGACCTCGCGCTTGATGGGCGCCGAGGAGGCCGAACGCGCCGGCCTGGTGTCGCGCGTGGTGCCCGCCGACAAGATGCTCGACGAGGCCATCGAGGCTGCCACGGTCATCGCCTCCATGTCGCTGCCCTCGGCCATGATGGCCAAGGAGTGCGTCAATCGCGCCTACGAAGGCACGCTGGCCGAAGGCATCCTGTTCGAGCGCCGCGTGTTTCATTCCCTGTTCGCCACCGAAGACCAGAAGGAGGGCATGGCCGCCTTCGTGGCAAAGCGCGCGCCGTCGTTCAAGCATCGCTAG
- a CDS encoding ATP synthase subunit I — MREENTDIEAEVETPPIVLSIEERLALDAQACRDMLLILAAQAVMGLGAAVLAGVWAGSAAGLSALIGAGAYWFPNAFFALRLLVGVVRSMRANPFAFLLGELAKLLLTVLILGLAAWYARGWLVWPAVLVGLLLTLKGYLPFMLLRKRSRQ; from the coding sequence ATGCGGGAAGAGAACACCGACATCGAAGCAGAAGTGGAGACGCCGCCGATCGTTTTGTCGATCGAGGAGCGCCTCGCCCTCGATGCCCAGGCCTGCCGGGACATGCTGCTCATTCTGGCGGCTCAGGCAGTGATGGGCCTTGGTGCGGCGGTGCTGGCGGGGGTGTGGGCAGGGTCGGCGGCGGGGCTGTCGGCATTGATCGGGGCGGGGGCCTATTGGTTTCCCAATGCGTTTTTCGCGCTGCGCCTTCTGGTCGGTGTCGTGCGGTCGATGCGGGCCAATCCCTTTGCCTTCCTCCTGGGCGAGCTTGCCAAGCTGCTGCTGACGGTGCTGATCCTGGGTCTTGCGGCCTGGTATGCGCGGGGGTGGCTGGTGTGGCCGGCGGTGCTGGTTGGCCTGTTGCTCACCTTGAAGGGCTATCTTCCGTTCATGTTGTTGCGCAAGCGGTCAAGGCAGTAG
- the atpB gene encoding F0F1 ATP synthase subunit A, translating to MAAESGVSPQAEYIQHHLVHLNNLGEKQTTIAQFNVVNYDSLFWSIFMGLVVVLCLWYVARRASSGVPGRFQGAVEMVVDMVDDQAKGIVNSAKSRLFVTPLALTVFLWIAVMNALDLLPVDLPGTIFHALGWGRHPGDFLYYHRILPTADLNVPMGMSLGVLLLMFYYGIKIKRPGGFVKELFTAPFHAHGIGGVILAPINLLMNIIEYAAKSVSLGMRLFGNMFAGELLFLLIALLGGAWTGFNGTSIALGLGQIVAGSIWSVFHILIVLLQAFIFMMLTLVYIGQAHEGH from the coding sequence ATGGCTGCAGAAAGCGGTGTCTCGCCTCAGGCAGAGTACATTCAGCACCACTTGGTGCACCTGAACAATCTGGGTGAAAAGCAGACCACCATTGCCCAGTTCAACGTCGTCAACTACGACTCGTTGTTCTGGTCCATCTTCATGGGTCTGGTGGTTGTGCTGTGCCTGTGGTACGTTGCCCGCCGCGCCTCGTCCGGCGTGCCGGGCCGCTTCCAGGGCGCGGTGGAAATGGTCGTGGACATGGTCGACGATCAGGCCAAGGGCATCGTCAATAGCGCCAAGAGCCGCCTTTTCGTTACTCCGCTGGCGCTCACGGTCTTTCTGTGGATCGCCGTGATGAACGCGCTCGATCTGCTGCCGGTCGACCTGCCGGGCACGATCTTCCACGCCCTGGGCTGGGGTCGCCATCCTGGCGATTTCCTTTACTACCACCGCATTCTTCCAACGGCCGACCTGAACGTGCCCATGGGCATGTCGCTGGGCGTACTGCTGCTGATGTTCTATTACGGCATCAAGATCAAGCGTCCGGGCGGCTTCGTCAAGGAGCTGTTCACCGCGCCCTTTCATGCGCACGGCATCGGCGGCGTGATCCTGGCCCCCATCAACCTGCTGATGAACATCATCGAATACGCCGCCAAATCCGTGTCGCTGGGCATGCGGTTGTTCGGCAACATGTTCGCCGGCGAACTGCTCTTTCTGCTGATCGCCCTGCTGGGCGGCGCCTGGACGGGCTTTAACGGCACCAGCATCGCCCTGGGCCTGGGCCAAATCGTGGCCGGCTCCATCTGGTCCGTCTTTCACATCCTGATCGTGCTGCTGCAGGCGTTCATCTTCATGATGCTGACCCTGGTGTACATCGGTCAGGCCCACGAAGGACACTGA
- the atpE gene encoding F0F1 ATP synthase subunit C: protein MTNVAFVALACGLIIGLGAIGACIGIGLMGGRYLEASARQPELMNALQTKMFLLAGLIDAAFLIGVGIAMLFAFANPFAG, encoded by the coding sequence ATGACCAACGTCGCTTTCGTTGCCCTCGCTTGCGGTCTTATCATCGGTCTGGGCGCCATCGGCGCTTGTATCGGCATTGGCCTGATGGGCGGTCGCTACCTGGAAGCCTCGGCTCGCCAGCCCGAACTGATGAACGCCCTGCAGACCAAGATGTTCCTGCTGGCTGGCCTGATCGACGCCGCGTTCCTGATCGGCGTGGGTATCGCCATGCTGTTCGCCTTCGCCAACCCCTTCGCTGGTTAA
- a CDS encoding F0F1 ATP synthase subunit B codes for MNLNATIFFQMIVFFILGWFTMKFVWPPMMKAIDERRQKIADGLAAAEKGKADLAQAQARVSLMEASAKSENHARMAEAEKQAASMIEQARREAEAERARIVAQAAQDAAQQVQRARDALRDDVAALAVKGAGQILKREVDARAHAELLEQLKAQL; via the coding sequence GTGAATCTGAACGCGACGATCTTTTTCCAGATGATCGTGTTCTTCATTCTGGGTTGGTTCACGATGAAATTCGTGTGGCCTCCCATGATGAAGGCGATCGACGAGCGCCGTCAGAAAATCGCTGACGGCCTGGCTGCGGCCGAGAAGGGCAAGGCCGATCTGGCCCAGGCCCAGGCTCGCGTCAGCCTGATGGAAGCGTCTGCCAAGTCTGAGAACCATGCCCGCATGGCCGAAGCCGAAAAGCAGGCTGCCTCCATGATCGAGCAAGCCCGACGCGAAGCCGAAGCCGAGCGCGCCCGCATCGTGGCCCAGGCTGCGCAGGACGCCGCGCAGCAAGTGCAGCGCGCCCGCGATGCGCTGCGCGACGACGTGGCGGCGCTGGCCGTCAAGGGCGCCGGGCAGATCCTCAAGCGCGAAGTTGACGCGCGCGCCCACGCCGAGCTGCTCGAACAGCTCAAGGCGCAGCTCTAA
- a CDS encoding F0F1 ATP synthase subunit delta yields MAELSTVARPYAEALFQAASDDKALGLSGWADLIGQMAQIAANPDVREAMSDPRLDDAQRVQVFSGLLKDLKDKLSASAGNFIELLVQNDRLLLLPEIAEHFIALKNRHEGSAQAEITSAFELSEAQVKDLVASLEGKFGLKLKPHVTVDPSLIGGVRVAVGDQVLDTSVQAQLTRMRDMLAA; encoded by the coding sequence ATGGCTGAACTCTCCACTGTCGCCCGTCCCTACGCCGAGGCCCTGTTTCAGGCGGCCAGCGACGACAAGGCCCTGGGCCTGTCGGGCTGGGCCGACCTGATCGGCCAGATGGCGCAGATCGCCGCGAATCCCGACGTGCGCGAAGCCATGAGCGATCCGCGCCTGGACGACGCCCAGCGCGTTCAGGTCTTCAGCGGCCTGCTCAAGGACCTCAAGGACAAACTGTCCGCGTCGGCCGGCAATTTCATCGAACTGCTGGTGCAGAACGACCGCCTGCTGCTGCTGCCTGAAATCGCCGAGCATTTCATCGCGCTGAAGAATCGCCATGAAGGTTCGGCGCAGGCGGAAATCACCAGCGCATTCGAGCTTTCCGAGGCCCAGGTCAAGGATCTGGTTGCCTCCTTGGAAGGCAAGTTCGGCCTCAAGCTCAAGCCCCACGTCACGGTCGATCCCTCGCTGATCGGCGGCGTGCGCGTAGCCGTGGGTGACCAGGTGCTCGACACTTCCGTTCAAGCCCAACTGACCCGCATGCGCGACATGCTGGCCGCGTAA
- the atpA gene encoding F0F1 ATP synthase subunit alpha, producing MQLNPSEISELLKSRIEGLGASTDVRTQGTIVSVTDGITRIHGLSDVMQGEMLEFPNNVYGLALNLERDSVGAVILGDYTGLSEGDPVKTTGRILEVPVGPELCGRVVNTLGQPIDGKGPINTKQTDIIEKVAPGVIARRSVSQPLQTGIKAIDAMVPIGRGQRELIIGDRQTGKTAVAVDAIISQKGKGVTCVYVAIGQKASTINNVVRKLEEHGAMEYTIVVAAAASDSAAMQYLAPYAGCTMGEYFRDRGEDALIVYDDLTKQAWAYRQVSLLLRRPPGREAYPGDVFYLHSRLLERAARVNEEYVEKFTGGAVKGKTGSLTALPIIETQAGDVSAFVPTNVISITDGQIFLETDLFNAGVRPAINAGISVSRVGGAAQTKVVKKLSGGIRTDLAQYRELAAFAQFASDLDDATRRQLERGKRVVELLKQPQYQPLQVWELAMSLFVVNNGYLDDIDVSQVLPFEKALKEQLKSKHADLIQRIEDTKELSKGDEAELTAAVVEFKKHGAY from the coding sequence ATGCAACTCAATCCCTCCGAGATCAGCGAACTGCTCAAAAGCCGCATCGAGGGCCTGGGCGCTTCGACCGATGTTCGTACGCAAGGCACCATCGTGTCCGTGACCGACGGCATCACCCGCATCCACGGCCTGTCCGACGTGATGCAGGGCGAAATGCTCGAATTCCCCAACAATGTCTACGGTCTGGCGCTGAATCTCGAGCGCGACTCGGTCGGCGCCGTGATCCTGGGCGATTACACCGGATTGTCCGAAGGCGACCCGGTCAAGACCACCGGCCGCATTCTCGAAGTGCCGGTCGGCCCGGAGCTGTGCGGCCGCGTGGTGAACACGCTGGGTCAGCCCATCGACGGCAAGGGTCCGATCAACACCAAGCAGACCGACATCATCGAAAAAGTGGCGCCGGGCGTCATCGCCCGCCGCTCGGTGTCGCAGCCGCTGCAGACCGGCATCAAGGCCATCGACGCCATGGTGCCGATCGGCCGCGGTCAGCGCGAACTGATCATCGGCGACCGCCAGACCGGCAAGACCGCCGTTGCCGTCGATGCCATCATCAGCCAGAAGGGCAAGGGCGTCACCTGCGTGTACGTCGCCATCGGCCAGAAGGCTTCGACCATCAACAACGTGGTGCGCAAGCTCGAAGAGCACGGCGCGATGGAGTACACCATCGTCGTAGCTGCCGCCGCGTCGGACTCGGCCGCCATGCAGTATCTGGCCCCCTATGCCGGCTGCACCATGGGTGAATATTTCCGCGACCGCGGCGAGGACGCCCTGATCGTGTATGACGACCTGACCAAACAGGCCTGGGCCTACCGCCAGGTGTCGTTGCTGCTGCGCCGTCCGCCCGGCCGCGAAGCCTACCCCGGCGACGTGTTTTACCTGCACTCGCGCCTGCTCGAGCGTGCCGCCCGCGTCAACGAAGAGTACGTCGAGAAGTTCACCGGCGGCGCCGTCAAGGGCAAGACTGGTTCGCTGACCGCCCTGCCCATCATCGAAACGCAGGCCGGCGACGTGTCCGCCTTCGTGCCGACCAACGTGATCTCGATCACCGACGGTCAGATCTTCCTGGAAACCGACCTGTTCAACGCCGGTGTGCGTCCGGCCATCAACGCCGGCATCTCGGTGTCGCGCGTCGGTGGCGCCGCCCAGACCAAGGTCGTCAAGAAGCTGTCCGGCGGTATCCGTACCGATCTGGCCCAGTACCGGGAACTGGCCGCTTTCGCGCAGTTCGCCTCCGATCTGGATGACGCCACCCGCCGCCAGCTCGAGCGCGGCAAGCGCGTGGTGGAGCTGCTCAAGCAGCCTCAGTACCAGCCGCTGCAGGTGTGGGAGCTGGCCATGTCGCTGTTCGTGGTCAACAATGGCTACCTGGACGATATCGACGTTTCCCAGGTGCTGCCTTTCGAGAAGGCGCTCAAGGAACAGCTCAAGTCCAAGCACGCCGACCTGATCCAGCGCATCGAAGACACCAAGGAATTGTCCAAGGGCGACGAAGCCGAGCTCACCGCGGCCGTCGTGGAATTCAAGAAGCACGGTGCTTACTAA
- the atpG gene encoding F0F1 ATP synthase subunit gamma — protein MPGIKEIRTKIKSVQNTRKITKAMEMVAASKMRKAQERMRAGRPYARKVRDIALHLMQANPEYNHPFLKEREMKAVGVVMVSTDKGLCGGLNTNISRVVLAKLKEFQQKGVAVQTTALGNKGLGLLTRISSKLVSQEIHLGDAPNMERLLGAITVQINDYLAGRIDALYLATTRFINTMRQEPTFIRLLPLAGSLDDPFQAGVSAEQTEGAKLPTTHGWDYLYEPDAQAVIDDLLQRYIEGLLFQAVAENMASEQSARMVAMKAASDNAKKVIGELQLVYNKTRQAAITKEISEIVGGAAAV, from the coding sequence ATGCCCGGAATCAAGGAAATCCGCACCAAGATCAAGAGCGTGCAAAACACGCGCAAGATCACCAAGGCGATGGAGATGGTCGCCGCATCCAAGATGCGCAAGGCGCAGGAGCGGATGCGCGCGGGCCGTCCCTATGCCCGCAAGGTGCGTGACATCGCCCTGCACCTGATGCAGGCTAACCCTGAGTACAACCACCCCTTCCTCAAGGAACGCGAGATGAAGGCGGTCGGTGTAGTCATGGTCAGCACCGACAAGGGCCTGTGTGGCGGTCTGAACACCAACATCAGCCGCGTGGTGCTGGCCAAGCTCAAGGAGTTCCAGCAGAAGGGCGTCGCGGTGCAGACCACCGCCCTGGGGAACAAGGGCCTGGGCCTGTTGACCCGTATCAGCAGCAAGCTGGTGTCGCAGGAAATCCATCTGGGCGATGCGCCCAATATGGAACGCCTGCTCGGTGCCATCACAGTCCAGATCAACGACTACCTGGCCGGTCGCATCGACGCGCTTTACCTGGCTACGACGCGCTTCATCAACACGATGCGCCAGGAGCCGACCTTCATCCGCCTGCTGCCCCTGGCCGGCAGCCTGGACGATCCCTTTCAGGCCGGCGTGTCGGCCGAGCAGACCGAAGGCGCCAAGCTGCCGACCACGCATGGCTGGGACTATCTGTACGAACCCGATGCCCAGGCCGTCATCGACGACCTGCTGCAGCGTTATATCGAGGGACTTCTGTTTCAGGCGGTCGCCGAGAACATGGCCTCCGAGCAGTCCGCTCGCATGGTGGCCATGAAAGCCGCGTCGGACAATGCCAAGAAGGTCATCGGCGAGCTGCAACTGGTCTACAACAAGACCCGCCAGGCCGCGATCACCAAAGAAATTTCGGAAATCGTGGGGGGCGCGGCGGCCGTTTAA
- the atpD gene encoding F0F1 ATP synthase subunit beta — translation MSNGTIVQCIGAVVDIQFPRDHMPKIYEALTLVDAGEGAFAEKGLTFEVQQQLGDGVVRTIALGSSDGLRRGMPVAGTGAPISVPVGTGTLGRIMDVLGRPIDEAGPIVHEEKRAIHQHAPKFDELSPSVELLETGIKVIDLVCPFAKGGKVGLFGGAGVGKTVNMMELINNIAKQHSGLSVFAGVGERTREGNDFYHEMEESNVLDKVAMVFGQMNEPPGNRLRVALTGLTMAEKFRDEGRDILFFVDNIYRYTLAGTEVSALLGRMPSAVGYQPTLAEEMGVLQERITSTKTGSITSIQAVYVPADDLTDPSPATTFQHLDSTVVLSRDIASLGIYPAVDPLDSTSRQLDPQVVGEEHYQVARGVQQTLQRYKELRDIIAILGMDELSPEDKQAVARARKIQRFLSQPFHVAEVFTGSPGKYVPLAETIRGFKMIVDGECDALPEQAFYMVGSIDEAFEKAKKLQ, via the coding sequence ATGAGCAACGGAACCATCGTTCAGTGCATCGGCGCCGTGGTGGATATTCAGTTCCCCCGCGATCACATGCCCAAGATCTACGAAGCGCTCACCCTGGTTGACGCCGGTGAGGGTGCGTTCGCCGAGAAGGGTCTGACCTTCGAAGTGCAGCAGCAGCTCGGCGACGGCGTGGTCCGTACCATTGCGCTGGGTTCCAGCGACGGCCTGCGCCGCGGCATGCCTGTGGCCGGCACCGGCGCCCCGATCTCGGTGCCGGTAGGTACTGGCACGCTGGGCCGCATCATGGACGTGCTGGGTCGTCCCATTGACGAAGCCGGTCCCATCGTCCACGAAGAAAAGCGTGCCATTCACCAGCATGCCCCGAAGTTCGACGAACTCTCGCCTTCGGTCGAACTGCTGGAAACCGGCATCAAGGTGATCGATCTGGTTTGCCCCTTCGCCAAAGGCGGCAAGGTGGGTCTGTTCGGCGGCGCTGGCGTGGGCAAGACCGTCAACATGATGGAACTGATCAACAACATCGCCAAGCAGCATAGCGGCCTGTCGGTGTTCGCCGGCGTGGGCGAGCGTACCCGCGAAGGCAACGACTTCTACCATGAAATGGAAGAGTCGAACGTGCTGGACAAGGTCGCGATGGTGTTCGGCCAGATGAACGAACCCCCGGGCAACCGCCTGCGCGTGGCGCTGACCGGCCTGACGATGGCCGAAAAGTTCCGCGACGAAGGCCGCGACATCCTGTTCTTCGTCGACAATATCTACCGCTACACCCTGGCCGGCACCGAAGTGTCCGCCCTGCTGGGCCGCATGCCTTCCGCCGTGGGCTACCAGCCTACCCTGGCCGAAGAAATGGGCGTGCTGCAAGAGCGCATTACCTCGACCAAGACGGGCTCGATCACTTCGATCCAGGCCGTGTACGTGCCGGCGGACGACCTGACCGATCCCTCGCCCGCCACGACGTTCCAGCATTTGGACTCGACCGTCGTGCTCTCGCGCGATATTGCCTCGCTGGGCATCTATCCCGCCGTGGATCCGCTCGACTCCACCAGCCGCCAGCTCGACCCGCAGGTCGTGGGCGAGGAGCACTACCAGGTGGCGCGCGGCGTGCAGCAGACCCTGCAGCGCTACAAGGAACTGCGCGACATCATTGCGATCCTGGGCATGGACGAACTGTCGCCGGAAGACAAGCAGGCCGTGGCCCGCGCGCGCAAGATCCAGCGTTTCCTGTCGCAGCCCTTCCACGTGGCCGAAGTGTTTACCGGCTCGCCCGGCAAGTACGTACCGTTGGCTGAAACTATCCGCGGCTTCAAGATGATCGTCGACGGTGAGTGCGACGCGCTGCCCGAACAGGCCTTCTACATGGTCGGCTCCATCGACGAAGCCTTCGAGAAGGCCAAGAAGCTGCAATAA
- a CDS encoding F0F1 ATP synthase subunit epsilon: protein MANLQVDVVSAHEAIFAGEAKFVVLPGESGELGILPGHTPLISRIRPGTVKIVRPDNSEEHVFVAGGILEVQPGSVTVLADTAIRGADLDEARAVEARKKAEEALRNAKDKADIAVVEAELAMLAAEAAAARKIRQGRSTH from the coding sequence ATGGCTAACCTTCAAGTGGACGTCGTCAGCGCGCATGAAGCGATCTTCGCCGGCGAGGCGAAGTTCGTGGTGCTGCCTGGCGAATCGGGCGAGTTGGGCATCTTGCCCGGCCACACTCCGCTGATCTCGCGCATTCGTCCCGGCACGGTCAAGATCGTCCGGCCCGACAATAGCGAAGAACATGTCTTCGTTGCGGGGGGCATCCTGGAAGTGCAACCGGGCAGCGTGACGGTCCTGGCCGACACCGCCATCCGCGGCGCCGACCTGGATGAAGCCCGCGCCGTGGAAGCGCGCAAGAAGGCCGAAGAGGCCCTGCGCAACGCCAAGGACAAGGCCGACATCGCCGTGGTCGAGGCCGAACTGGCTATGCTGGCCGCCGAAGCCGCCGCGGCGCGCAAGATCCGTCAGGGTCGTTCGACGCACTAA
- a CDS encoding helix-turn-helix domain-containing protein: MREMFECAVLQVPDQAGADPIDGGGRLKLHLYDLALAAGGPNGAISDTTGLIAASALALQRYDACLLYVEPANLPWVRIALSRARSVLRTPVLALVREVKAAALADLLALGVMDFLRVPVCSEELRARLLHLPGRGQLQEPASAYGAASSFTPIEIRPTASHLQRSCGIDIASYEPDESFRQAKARIVSGFERAYLHQILSRHDGNVARAARAVNKHRRAFWALMHKHAIDAKTYRAAAAAQSEYDAPPLAGRPRRSTS, encoded by the coding sequence ATGCGCGAAATGTTCGAGTGTGCGGTACTGCAGGTGCCCGACCAGGCCGGGGCGGATCCGATCGACGGCGGCGGCCGGCTCAAGCTGCACCTCTATGACCTGGCATTGGCTGCCGGTGGGCCAAACGGCGCCATCTCCGATACCACGGGGCTGATCGCAGCGTCGGCGCTGGCTCTGCAGCGCTACGACGCCTGCCTGCTCTATGTCGAGCCGGCCAATCTGCCGTGGGTGCGCATTGCCTTGTCGCGCGCACGGTCCGTGCTGCGAACCCCGGTGTTGGCGCTGGTGCGCGAGGTCAAGGCCGCGGCGCTGGCCGATCTGCTGGCGCTGGGCGTGATGGACTTCCTTCGGGTACCGGTATGTTCCGAGGAACTGCGCGCCAGGCTCCTGCACCTGCCCGGTCGCGGACAACTGCAGGAGCCAGCATCGGCTTACGGCGCGGCGTCTTCTTTTACGCCGATCGAGATTCGCCCGACTGCGTCGCATTTGCAGCGCTCCTGCGGCATCGACATCGCCTCCTATGAGCCCGACGAGTCGTTCCGCCAGGCCAAGGCGCGCATCGTTTCGGGATTCGAACGCGCTTATTTGCACCAGATCCTATCCCGGCACGACGGCAATGTCGCGCGGGCAGCTCGGGCTGTCAACAAGCATAGGCGAGCCTTCTGGGCCCTCATGCACAAGCATGCCATCGACGCCAAGACCTATCGTGCCGCCGCGGCGGCCCAGAGCGAGTACGATGCGCCGCCGCTCGCCGGTCGCCCCCGGCGCAGCACGAGCTAG